The Panicum hallii strain FIL2 chromosome 9, PHallii_v3.1, whole genome shotgun sequence genome has a window encoding:
- the LOC112873507 gene encoding phosphatidylinositol transfer protein 3-like produces the protein MFRRKHAPDFNSNDAEQRKAKINELKVALGPLSARGEKYCSEACLKRYLEARNWNVAKSRKMLEESLKWRAAYRPEDIHWPDVSAEGETGKMYRASFRDREGRTIVVMRPTKQNTSSHEGQIRFLVYTLENAILHLPEAQEKMVWLIDFTGWTMAHASPIKTSRETANILQNHYPERLAIGFLFNAPKVFEAFFKVIKVFLDPKTIEKVNFVYQKDEESMKVLHKYIDPEVLPVEFGGNNNVAYNHEEYSELMMKDDIKTANFWADDAKTDHANPATNGTMVPEVKPQASVLAAKAS, from the exons ATGTTTAGACGAAAGCATGCCCCTGATTTTAACTCAAATGATGCTGAGCAGAGAAAAGCAAAG ATAAATGAACTGAAAGTTGCACTTGGGCCTTTGTCTGCCCGTGGTGAGAAGTACTGCAGTGAAGCATGCTTGAAAAGATACCTAGAAGCCCGTAACTGGAATGTTGCCAAGTCAAGAAAAATGTTGGAAGAAAGTCTCAAGTGGCGGGCAGCTTACAGGCCTGAGGACATTCACTGG CCTGATGTTTCTGCTGAAGGGGAAACAGGTAAAATGTACAGGGCAAGTTTCCGAGACAGAGAGGGCAGAACTATTGTCGTTATGAGACCTACAAAACAG AATACTTCGTCCCATGAAGGGCAGATACGGTTCCTTGTATATACTTTGGAGAATGCAATCCTCCACCTGCCTGAagctcaagagaaaatggtaTGGTTGATAGATTTTACAGGATGGACAATGGCCCATGCCTCGCCCATAAAGACTTCCAGAGAAACTGCGAATATCTTGCAAAATCATTACCCTGAGAGGCTGGCCATTGGATTTCTATTTAATGCCCCAAAAGTATTTGAGGCTTTTTTTAAG GTTATCAAAGTTTTCCTTGACCCAAAAACAATCGAGAAGGTGAACTTTGTTTACCAGAAGGATGAGGAGAGCATGAAGGTCCTGCACAAGTACATTGATCCAGAAGTCCTTCCCGTAGAGTTTGGGGGGAACAACAATGTGGCCTACAACCATGAGGAGTACTCAGAGCTCATGATGAAGGATGACATCAAAACAGCTAACTTTTGGGCAGATGATGCAAAAACTGACCATGCTAACCCTGCCACCAATGGGACCATGGTTCCTGAAGTTAAACCACAGGCGTCGGTGCTTGCTGCTAAAGCTAGTTGA